The proteins below are encoded in one region of Tachypleus tridentatus isolate NWPU-2018 chromosome 4, ASM421037v1, whole genome shotgun sequence:
- the LOC143249477 gene encoding uncharacterized protein LOC143249477, with the protein MEFSIRFKWTIFGTILYLSLLYDGDCLNEKTDTEKGGNGTIHEALNKTNDSKFGNNTDEQNRSKKKLEPKGYEMIELSTSYSIGHSTLKRTLNGSLERNDTFEDTYLKTIFNFHHSYKAVTQTLYVVFAGMVIVMIYFVIRMVRSRRRKNKSRKYGLITASGSEVEMQPLDKSDDDEEDAVLYDVHHKTVYNLN; encoded by the exons ATGGAATTTTCAATACGTTTCAAATGGACAATATTTGGGACAATATTATATCTGAGCTTACTCTATGATGGTGATTGTTTGAATGAAAAAACAGATACTGAAAAAGGAGGAAATGGCACAATTCATGAAGCTCTTAACAAAACAAATGATAGTAAATTTGGTAATAATACTGATGAACAAAACAGAAGTAAAAAGAAGTTAGAGCCCAAAGGATACGAGATGATTGAATTGTCTACAAGTTATAGTATTGGTCACAGTACTTTGAAGCGTACTTTAAATGGTTCCTTAGAAAGGAATGATACCTTTGAAGATACATACCTGAAAACGATTTTTAATTTTCACCACTCTTATAAAGCAGTGACTCAAACTCTGTATGTGGTGTTTGCTGGAATGGTGATTGTGATGATATATTTTGTCATAAGAATGGTGAG gTCACGCCGCAGGAAGAACAAGTCAAGGAAGTATGGTCTCATCACAGCATCTGGCTCAGAAGTAGAAATGCAACCACTGGATAAAAGTGATGATGATGAAGAGGATGCAGTACTATATGATGTACATCATAAAACTGTTTACAATTTAAACTAA